From Candidatus Cybelea sp., a single genomic window includes:
- the rplU gene encoding 50S ribosomal protein L21, giving the protein MYAIIEAGGKQYRVAEGDVIRCDLVATEVGSDVTFDKVVLAANGDDVAVGSPILSGASVTGTVLRQAKDKKILVFRYKPKKRVRKLNGHRQPFAEVKITKITLP; this is encoded by the coding sequence ATGTACGCGATCATCGAAGCCGGCGGGAAGCAGTACCGAGTCGCCGAGGGCGACGTTATCCGCTGCGACCTGGTCGCCACCGAGGTTGGCTCGGACGTCACCTTCGATAAGGTCGTCCTCGCAGCCAACGGCGACGACGTCGCGGTCGGCAGCCCCATTTTGAGCGGCGCTTCCGTTACGGGAACCGTTCTGCGCCAGGCCAAAGACAAGAAGATTCTCGTCTTCCGCTATAAGCCCAAGAAGCGCGTTCGCAAGCTCAACGGCCACCGTCAGCCGTTCGCCGAAGTCAAAATCACCAAGATTACACTCCCTTAG
- a CDS encoding NHL repeat-containing protein, whose amino-acid sequence MKRVGLFVLALAACSGPAPGGTGEFPALHTLPSAAARTAPPARAVRGGVVFASDWFNNVVDVFDQNGLHQRPFMQFTQLNLEPAGLATDAKGNVYVAEAAGNGAYIFDLGRPVPFSYLDDAGHEPYAVAVDRSGNAYVANTFLLEDAGFVNYYPAGSTEAEYEITDPSFEYLYGMALDRHGNLYVSYVDLTGNGAVAKFPPGSSGPGHNLGLERGSYFGLAFDQHDDLVAANYYAGEIEVFARGASKPLRRFGHRGRPWSIAFNRQGTRLFVADFERNEIEEYAYPAGTLVDTIAGEKGGAFVGVATGL is encoded by the coding sequence ATGAAACGCGTCGGCCTTTTCGTCCTCGCGCTCGCCGCGTGCTCGGGACCCGCGCCGGGCGGCACCGGCGAGTTTCCGGCCCTGCACACGCTGCCCTCGGCGGCAGCACGCACCGCGCCGCCGGCGCGCGCCGTACGCGGAGGAGTCGTTTTCGCCTCGGACTGGTTCAACAACGTCGTCGACGTGTTCGACCAAAACGGATTGCATCAGCGCCCGTTTATGCAGTTCACTCAGCTCAATCTCGAGCCGGCGGGTCTGGCTACCGACGCGAAAGGGAACGTGTACGTCGCAGAAGCGGCCGGCAACGGCGCCTACATCTTCGATCTCGGCAGGCCCGTGCCGTTTTCATATCTCGACGATGCCGGGCACGAACCGTATGCGGTTGCCGTCGACCGTTCCGGAAATGCCTACGTCGCGAACACGTTCCTTCTTGAAGACGCCGGCTTCGTCAACTACTATCCCGCCGGCAGTACGGAGGCCGAATACGAGATCACCGACCCGAGTTTCGAGTACCTCTACGGCATGGCGCTCGATCGTCACGGCAATCTTTACGTTAGCTATGTCGACCTAACGGGAAACGGCGCGGTGGCTAAATTTCCGCCCGGATCCAGCGGGCCGGGGCACAACCTCGGGCTCGAGCGCGGCTCCTACTTCGGCCTGGCCTTCGACCAGCACGACGATCTGGTTGCCGCCAACTACTACGCGGGCGAGATCGAGGTCTTCGCCCGAGGCGCGAGCAAGCCGTTGCGGCGCTTCGGACATCGCGGCCGGCCCTGGTCGATCGCTTTTAACCGCCAGGGAACGCGCCTCTTCGTCGCCGACTTCGAGCGCAACGAGATCGAAGAGTACGCCTATCCCGCCGGGACCCTCGTCGACACGATCGCGGGCGAGAAGGGGGGCGCGTTCGTCGGTGTAGCAACCGGACTGTAG
- a CDS encoding transcriptional regulator, translating into MDELLLSKVRLGVVAALLNYDWVAFSELTRSVDATAGNLGAHLLKLVEAGYVDEEKSFVNRRPLTRYRLTKRGRSAFAAHVSQLQALLKAVR; encoded by the coding sequence ATGGACGAGCTGCTGCTATCGAAAGTGCGCCTCGGCGTCGTCGCCGCTTTGCTGAACTACGATTGGGTCGCGTTCTCCGAGCTAACGCGCTCCGTCGACGCAACCGCCGGAAATCTCGGCGCGCACTTGCTCAAGCTCGTTGAGGCGGGCTATGTCGACGAGGAGAAAAGCTTCGTCAATCGACGGCCGCTAACGCGGTACCGGTTGACCAAACGCGGCCGGAGTGCCTTCGCCGCGCATGTCTCGCAGCTGCAGGCTCTCTTGAAGGCGGTACGCTGA
- a CDS encoding ABC transporter ATP-binding protein, with the protein MVLQFENVVKSYGSVRALDGLSFSLERNEIVALLGPNGAGKTTALEIALGLRSPDAGSVTLFDGSPRTLAARRRLGVTPQESGFPDMLAVEEIVAFVRRHYESPADEAQTLEAFGLHDLRKRRAGTLSGGEARRLALALAFVGNPELIVLDEPSAGLDVQARRGLWEFVRESGPRRSILFTTHYLEEAQALASRILLIDCGRLLFDGTSQALRERVGGRRLTYVGENGPVVFNAGDTDAYVRDLVASGAVFKDLEITKPSLEEAFLLLTGGAA; encoded by the coding sequence ATGGTATTGCAATTCGAAAACGTCGTGAAGAGTTACGGGTCCGTTCGCGCGCTCGATGGGTTGTCGTTTTCGCTCGAGCGCAACGAAATCGTGGCGCTTCTCGGCCCCAATGGCGCGGGTAAAACCACCGCGCTCGAAATCGCGCTCGGATTGCGCAGCCCCGATGCGGGAAGCGTGACGCTCTTTGACGGCTCGCCCCGAACGCTTGCGGCGCGCCGCCGCCTCGGCGTAACGCCGCAGGAGAGCGGATTTCCCGACATGCTCGCCGTCGAGGAGATCGTCGCTTTCGTTCGGCGTCACTACGAGTCGCCGGCGGACGAAGCGCAGACGCTCGAAGCCTTCGGGCTGCACGATTTACGCAAACGCCGCGCGGGAACGCTCTCCGGCGGCGAGGCGCGCCGTCTGGCGCTGGCCTTGGCGTTCGTCGGCAACCCGGAGCTGATCGTGCTCGATGAGCCGAGCGCCGGGCTCGACGTACAGGCGCGACGCGGGCTCTGGGAGTTCGTCCGCGAGTCAGGTCCCCGGCGGTCGATACTCTTCACGACGCACTACCTCGAGGAAGCGCAGGCCTTGGCGTCCCGGATTTTGCTCATCGACTGCGGGCGTCTGCTCTTCGATGGAACCTCGCAAGCACTGCGCGAGCGCGTCGGCGGCCGCCGATTGACGTACGTTGGTGAAAACGGGCCGGTCGTCTTCAATGCGGGCGATACGGATGCTTACGTGCGCGACCTCGTTGCGTCGGGAGCGGTGTTCAAGGATTTGGAGATCACGAAGCCCTCGCTCGAAGAGGCCTTTCTTTTGCTGACGGGAGGTGCCGCATGA